Genomic segment of Longimicrobium sp.:
CCGCTTTCATCCCACGTGCTCGCACTACGGGATGGAGGCGCTGCAGCGGTACGGCGCGGCGCGCGGCTCGTGGCTGCTGCTGAAGCGGCTGCTGCGCTGCAACCCCCTGTGCAAGG
This window contains:
- the yidD gene encoding membrane protein insertion efficiency factor YidD, producing MMSAIRFYQKGISPLKPPVCRFHPTCSHYGMEALQRYGAARGSWLLLKRLLRCNPLCKGGFDPVP